The following are encoded in a window of bacterium genomic DNA:
- the fusA gene encoding elongation factor G — translation MSKPFQLEKMRNIGIMAHIDAGKTTTTERILYYTGKVHRIGEVDDGAATMDWMQQEKERGITITSAAITCYWKSHRINIIDTPGHVDFTAEVERSLRVLDGAVAIFCAVGGVEPQSETVWRQADKYGIPRIAYINKMDRVGADFEMVLEQMQTKLASRPVPIQYPTAAGEQFNAIVDLVTMKWLVFDNDASGSTWEEREIPASETEKAQALRRRMIELISDYDDGVMEKYLSNLEPSEEEIRRALRAGTLKSGIHPVLCGSSVKNKGVQMLLDAVLAYLPSPLDRLEVEGENPYTQKMERRKPSPEEPFTALAFKIMTDPYVGKLTYFRVYSGRIDSGATVLNTSTEKKERLSKVLLMSANKREEIDQVSAGEIAAAVGLRSTRTGDTLCDLKHPIILEKMNFPIPVISIAIEPRSKADQDRMVVSLNALADEDPTFQFHTDAETGQMIIAGMGELHLEILVDRLLRDFKVQANVGKPQVAYRETITVPATVETKFVKQTGGKGQYAHVVIEFSPAGPDKPFEFENRIQAGVIPKEFIKPVADGIKESMASGAIAGFPVINIKAALIDGSFHEVDSSELAFRIAGSLSLQDAMRQAKPVLMEPMMDLEVVTPDEYLGSILGDLAVRRAKIQEHTHRKDTQIIRAVVPMAEMFGYATALRNLSQGRAIFTLQFLNYQNVSEEVGKKLLQKMGLAA, via the coding sequence ATGTCCAAGCCGTTCCAACTAGAAAAGATGCGCAACATCGGCATCATGGCGCACATCGATGCCGGTAAAACCACCACCACCGAGCGCATTCTCTACTACACCGGCAAGGTTCACCGCATCGGCGAGGTGGACGATGGGGCGGCCACCATGGACTGGATGCAGCAGGAGAAGGAACGCGGCATCACCATTACGTCAGCGGCCATCACCTGCTATTGGAAAAGCCATCGCATCAATATCATCGATACACCCGGCCACGTGGATTTCACCGCCGAGGTGGAACGTTCTTTGAGAGTTTTAGATGGCGCCGTCGCCATCTTTTGCGCCGTGGGCGGCGTCGAGCCGCAATCGGAGACGGTCTGGCGTCAGGCCGATAAGTACGGCATTCCGCGCATCGCTTATATCAACAAGATGGATCGCGTGGGCGCGGACTTTGAAATGGTGTTGGAGCAGATGCAAACCAAACTGGCGTCGCGTCCGGTGCCCATTCAGTACCCGACGGCCGCCGGCGAGCAGTTCAACGCCATCGTCGACCTGGTCACTATGAAATGGCTGGTGTTCGACAACGACGCCTCGGGCAGCACCTGGGAGGAACGAGAAATCCCGGCGTCTGAGACTGAAAAGGCCCAGGCTTTGCGACGGCGGATGATCGAGCTCATCTCCGATTATGACGACGGCGTGATGGAGAAATACCTCTCCAACCTGGAGCCGAGCGAAGAGGAGATTCGGCGGGCGTTGCGCGCCGGCACGCTGAAAAGCGGAATTCACCCGGTCCTGTGCGGCTCTTCGGTGAAGAACAAGGGCGTGCAGATGCTTCTGGATGCCGTTTTGGCCTATCTGCCCAGTCCGTTGGACAGGCTGGAGGTGGAGGGTGAAAATCCCTACACGCAAAAGATGGAACGCCGCAAACCGTCTCCGGAAGAGCCCTTTACCGCGCTGGCGTTTAAAATCATGACCGACCCCTACGTGGGCAAGCTCACGTACTTTCGCGTCTATTCGGGCCGGATCGACAGCGGGGCCACAGTGCTCAACACCTCCACGGAGAAAAAAGAGCGCCTCAGCAAGGTTCTGCTCATGTCGGCGAACAAACGGGAGGAGATCGATCAGGTCAGCGCGGGCGAAATCGCCGCCGCGGTCGGACTGCGCTCCACCCGCACCGGCGATACGCTTTGCGACCTGAAACACCCGATTATTCTGGAAAAGATGAATTTTCCGATCCCGGTCATCTCCATCGCCATCGAGCCGCGCTCCAAGGCGGATCAGGATCGCATGGTGGTCTCCCTGAACGCCCTGGCGGACGAGGATCCGACCTTTCAATTTCACACCGATGCGGAGACCGGCCAGATGATCATCGCCGGAATGGGCGAGTTGCATCTGGAAATATTGGTGGATCGGCTGTTGCGCGATTTCAAGGTTCAGGCGAACGTCGGCAAACCGCAGGTGGCGTATCGCGAGACCATCACGGTTCCTGCCACGGTGGAGACCAAGTTCGTCAAACAGACCGGCGGCAAAGGACAGTATGCGCATGTGGTGATCGAGTTCAGCCCGGCCGGTCCGGATAAACCGTTCGAGTTCGAAAACCGCATTCAGGCGGGCGTCATTCCCAAAGAGTTTATCAAGCCGGTGGCCGACGGCATCAAGGAGTCCATGGCCAGCGGCGCCATCGCCGGATTTCCGGTGATCAACATCAAAGCCGCGCTGATCGACGGCTCTTTTCACGAGGTGGACTCCTCGGAACTGGCCTTCCGCATCGCCGGTTCCCTGTCGTTGCAGGACGCGATGCGTCAGGCCAAGCCGGTGCTGATGGAGCCCATGATGGATTTGGAGGTGGTAACGCCGGACGAGTACCTGGGTTCGATCCTCGGCGATCTGGCTGTCCGGCGGGCGAAAATCCAGGAACACACGCACCGCAAAGACACCCAGATCATCCGCGCCGTGGTGCCCATGGCCGAGATGTTCGGATATGCCACGGCGTTGCGCAATTTATCGCAGGGACGGGCGATCTTTACTCTGCAGTTTTTGAACTACCAGAACGTAAGCGAGGAAGTCGGTAAAAAGCTGTTGCAGAAGATGGGCCTGGCGGCCTGA
- the rpsG gene encoding 30S ribosomal protein S7, which yields MPRRKRAAKRTVLPDPKYNSILVTKFINGLMRRGKRSVAEMIFYDAVDHISQKTSNDGLQVFEKAMQNVKPILEVRSRRVGGATYQVPVEIRHDRQQALAIRWIISYAKGRNEKTMSEKLASELIAASKNEGSSVKKREDTHKMADANKAFAHFKW from the coding sequence ATGCCCAGAAGAAAACGCGCAGCTAAACGAACGGTCCTCCCGGATCCGAAATACAACAGCATCCTGGTGACCAAATTTATCAACGGCCTGATGCGCCGCGGCAAACGCAGCGTCGCAGAGATGATCTTTTATGATGCTGTTGATCACATTTCCCAAAAAACCTCGAACGACGGCCTGCAGGTGTTCGAGAAGGCCATGCAGAACGTCAAACCGATTCTGGAAGTTCGTTCCCGGCGCGTCGGCGGCGCCACCTATCAGGTCCCTGTGGAAATCCGGCATGATCGTCAGCAGGCGCTGGCGATCCGCTGGATCATCAGCTATGCCAAGGGACGCAATGAGAAGACCATGTCCGAAAAGCTGGCCTCGGAGCTGATCGCCGCCTCGAAGAACGAGGGCAGCTCGGTCAAAAAGCGTGAAGATACCCACAAAATGGCTGATGCCAACAAGGCATTCGCTCATTTCAAGTGGTAG